A region of Modestobacter marinus DNA encodes the following proteins:
- a CDS encoding endo-1,4-beta-xylanase: MGRRRLGAGAAMLGMVATAGVVAAPAAGAAPATVHTADFEQDTGGWSGRGTAQVALSTDQARSGAQSLAVTGRTDTWHGPALDAAALLPAGSWEVEAWVRLADTTPEPETDVVTMSAARTPTGGATAYDTVAWQVAVSDSAWTRVSGTYEFGTSNSGLELYLESPDATQAFFVDDVTITGEAAGPVQPGTRTDLATDFESGAGGWGPRGDAQVATTTTDAHAGSTSLLVTNRLQAWQGPALDVTDGLAVGETVQVSVWAKLAPGQAPASLKVSVQRDRAGASTAYEGVSGAAAVVTADEWTELRGTYTLGAAIDTAQVYVEGDVGVDFLIDDFALTGFTETPLQDVPGLADVLGEDGFEHVGVAVDQRETVGRPAQLVQRHFDAITPENDGKPAEIQPVEGTFTFGDLDALLDFADATGTDVYGHVLVWHSQTPDWFFLDGDRPLTNSPADQALLRARMEAHIKAIADHVDARYPDGDSPIWAMDVVNEVIADGDNANPHDMRDSRWFQVLGEGFVDEAFRLADRYFPDTALFINDYNTEMPTKRADYLDLVAGLVERGVPIDGVGHQAHVDFARPVSWLDDSLTAVEQLSARTGTPLLQAITELDVSDSKENNGADVSNGTVPQHSPAMTDQDAAETELGYYYRDLFDMLRGHADSIESVTFWGISTGRSWLRTWPAARPWESPLPFDDDLQVLPAYWGIVDPAQLAPRPADQLPPRIAGTDDVAADSTSPAGARVQYRLPEAADTRDGAVTPDCAPAPGTLFPIGTTEVSCTATDSAGNTSNPSTFDVVVTPPATETELYQQINNGPVVRANARQTVQLVVQFGNRGRGVLLGDSFEYSCTQTAGPALALDLAPGSARQVANRDYPAGQNGNVTLRARPTQVGQATFDCTMSMTDSKGAPVSSTTTVTIDVRR; this comes from the coding sequence ATGGGACGACGACGTCTGGGAGCCGGGGCAGCGATGCTCGGCATGGTCGCCACGGCGGGGGTGGTCGCGGCTCCGGCAGCCGGTGCCGCGCCGGCGACCGTGCACACGGCCGACTTCGAGCAGGACACCGGCGGCTGGTCCGGCCGGGGGACGGCGCAGGTCGCCCTCAGCACCGACCAGGCGCGCAGTGGTGCGCAGAGCCTGGCGGTCACCGGGCGCACCGACACCTGGCACGGTCCGGCGCTGGACGCCGCCGCGCTGCTGCCGGCCGGCAGCTGGGAGGTCGAGGCGTGGGTCCGGCTCGCCGACACCACGCCGGAGCCGGAGACCGACGTCGTGACGATGAGCGCGGCGCGCACGCCCACCGGGGGCGCGACCGCCTACGACACCGTGGCCTGGCAGGTCGCCGTCTCCGACAGCGCCTGGACCCGGGTCAGCGGCACCTACGAGTTCGGCACGAGCAACAGCGGCCTCGAGCTGTACCTGGAGAGCCCCGACGCGACCCAGGCCTTCTTCGTCGACGACGTGACGATCACCGGCGAGGCCGCCGGCCCGGTCCAGCCGGGCACCCGCACCGACCTGGCCACCGACTTCGAGAGCGGCGCCGGCGGCTGGGGCCCCCGCGGCGACGCGCAGGTCGCCACCACCACCACCGACGCGCACGCCGGTTCCACCAGCCTGCTGGTCACCAACCGGCTGCAGGCCTGGCAGGGCCCGGCGCTGGACGTCACCGACGGGCTGGCCGTCGGCGAGACCGTGCAGGTCTCGGTCTGGGCGAAGCTCGCGCCGGGACAGGCGCCGGCGTCGCTCAAGGTCTCGGTCCAGCGTGACCGGGCCGGTGCGTCGACCGCCTACGAGGGCGTCTCCGGCGCCGCCGCGGTGGTCACCGCCGACGAGTGGACCGAGCTGCGCGGCACCTACACGCTGGGCGCGGCGATCGACACGGCGCAGGTCTACGTCGAGGGCGACGTCGGCGTCGACTTCCTGATCGACGACTTCGCCCTGACCGGCTTCACCGAGACCCCCCTGCAGGACGTCCCCGGGCTCGCCGACGTGCTCGGCGAGGACGGCTTCGAGCACGTCGGTGTCGCGGTCGACCAGCGGGAGACCGTGGGCCGGCCCGCCCAGCTGGTGCAGCGCCACTTCGACGCGATCACCCCGGAGAACGACGGCAAGCCGGCCGAGATCCAGCCGGTCGAGGGCACCTTCACCTTCGGCGACCTGGACGCGCTGCTCGACTTCGCCGACGCCACCGGCACCGACGTCTACGGGCACGTGCTGGTCTGGCACAGCCAGACCCCGGACTGGTTCTTCCTCGACGGCGACCGCCCGCTGACGAACAGTCCGGCCGACCAGGCCCTGCTGCGCGCCCGGATGGAGGCGCACATCAAGGCGATCGCCGACCACGTCGACGCCCGCTACCCCGACGGCGACAGCCCGATCTGGGCCATGGACGTCGTCAACGAGGTCATCGCCGACGGCGACAACGCCAACCCGCACGACATGCGGGACAGCCGCTGGTTCCAGGTGCTCGGTGAGGGCTTCGTCGACGAGGCCTTCCGGCTCGCCGACCGGTACTTCCCGGACACCGCGCTGTTCATCAACGACTACAACACCGAGATGCCGACCAAGCGGGCCGACTACCTCGACCTGGTCGCCGGCCTGGTCGAGCGGGGCGTCCCGATCGACGGGGTGGGCCACCAGGCGCACGTCGACTTCGCCCGTCCGGTCTCGTGGCTGGACGACTCGCTGACCGCCGTCGAGCAGCTCAGCGCCCGCACCGGGACGCCGCTGCTGCAGGCGATCACCGAGCTGGACGTCAGCGACTCGAAGGAGAACAACGGCGCCGACGTCAGCAACGGCACCGTGCCGCAGCACTCGCCGGCGATGACCGACCAGGACGCCGCCGAGACCGAGCTCGGGTACTACTACCGGGACCTGTTCGACATGCTGCGGGGCCACGCGGACTCGATCGAGTCGGTGACCTTCTGGGGGATCAGCACGGGCCGCAGCTGGCTGCGCACCTGGCCGGCGGCCCGGCCGTGGGAGTCACCGCTGCCCTTCGACGACGACCTGCAGGTGCTGCCCGCCTACTGGGGCATCGTCGACCCGGCGCAGCTGGCACCGCGTCCGGCAGACCAGCTCCCGCCGCGGATCGCCGGCACCGACGACGTGGCCGCCGACTCCACCAGCCCCGCCGGTGCCCGGGTGCAGTACCGGCTGCCGGAGGCCGCCGACACCCGGGACGGCGCCGTGACGCCGGACTGCGCGCCCGCGCCGGGCACGCTGTTCCCGATCGGCACGACCGAGGTGAGCTGCACGGCCACCGACAGCGCGGGCAACACGTCGAACCCGAGCACCTTCGACGTGGTGGTCACCCCGCCGGCGACGGAGACCGAGCTGTACCAGCAGATCAACAACGGGCCGGTCGTCCGGGCGAACGCCAGGCAGACCGTCCAGCTGGTCGTGCAGTTCGGCAACCGGGGCCGGGGCGTGCTGCTGGGCGACTCGTTCGAGTACTCCTGCACCCAGACGGCGGGCCCGGCGCTGGCGCTGGACCTGGCGCCCGGGTCGGCCCGGCAGGTGGCCAACCGGGACTACCCGGCCGGCCAGAACGGCAACGTCACCCTGCGGGCCCGGCCCACGCAGGTCGGCCAGGCGACCTTCGACTGCACGATGTCGATGACCGACAGCAAGGGTGCCCCGGTGAGCAGCACGACGACGGTCACGATCGACGTCCGACGCTGA
- a CDS encoding putative bifunctional diguanylate cyclase/phosphodiesterase → MAQSWLTGAAAAGPLPPTREGVPGELRREVVRDAAVVVALTLGCLAAGIAWDLPQRLAGWSLETGAPLDHVVFLLAASHLLMMGFGARRGRQLKTEAAEHRRLEALLREQADHDPLTGLGTLTAFLAALDRLERSGAAPDDAAVLLLDIDRFTAVNDTLGHDVGSGLLVAVADRIRAVLPPAAVAARTGGDVFALLVPDASATVASEVVAALRRPFSVGELELEVDLSAGLARGLGPGAADLFRRADVARGTAKRQAAGLVVYSPELDTFDPGRLALHGDLRRALRAGALEVHHQPKVDLADGRVVGVEALVRWPHPELGLLTPDRFIVLAEQTGLIAPLTDLVLHRALADARGWREQGRRLTVAVNLSARLLHDPELPARVAAALRAERVAPEDLELEVTETAAMEDPERAMTVLGQLRLLGVRLSVDDFGTGHASLAHLSRLPVDTLKVDRSFVAGLGTEPAARAIVRSTVDLGHALGLSVVAEGVETAGQWHQLAAWGCDLAQGWWLARPVPAAVVLAVAAEIERRCAGLEPPAAVDVAAVVPAQRSFG, encoded by the coding sequence ATGGCGCAGAGCTGGCTGACCGGGGCGGCAGCTGCCGGCCCGCTGCCGCCGACCCGCGAGGGCGTGCCCGGCGAGCTGCGTCGGGAGGTCGTCCGGGACGCCGCCGTGGTCGTCGCCCTGACACTGGGCTGCCTGGCCGCCGGCATCGCCTGGGACCTGCCGCAGCGGCTCGCCGGCTGGTCGCTGGAGACCGGCGCGCCGCTGGACCACGTGGTCTTCCTGCTGGCCGCCTCGCACCTGCTGATGATGGGGTTCGGCGCCCGCCGCGGCCGCCAGCTGAAGACCGAGGCCGCCGAGCACCGCCGGCTGGAGGCGCTGCTGCGCGAGCAGGCCGACCACGACCCGCTGACCGGGCTGGGCACCCTCACCGCGTTCCTGGCCGCACTCGACCGGCTCGAGCGGTCCGGCGCCGCCCCGGACGACGCCGCCGTGCTGCTCCTGGACATCGACCGGTTCACCGCCGTCAACGACACGCTCGGCCATGACGTGGGCAGCGGGCTGCTCGTCGCGGTGGCCGACCGGATCCGTGCGGTGCTGCCGCCGGCCGCGGTCGCCGCCCGGACCGGCGGCGACGTCTTCGCCCTGCTGGTCCCCGACGCCTCCGCCACCGTCGCCTCCGAGGTCGTCGCGGCGCTGCGGCGGCCCTTCTCCGTGGGGGAGCTGGAGCTGGAGGTCGACCTGAGCGCCGGACTGGCGCGCGGGCTCGGGCCCGGGGCGGCCGACCTGTTCCGCCGGGCCGACGTGGCCCGCGGCACCGCGAAGCGGCAGGCGGCCGGGCTGGTGGTCTACAGCCCGGAGCTGGACACCTTCGACCCGGGACGGCTGGCCCTGCACGGTGACCTGCGCCGCGCCCTCCGGGCCGGCGCCCTCGAGGTGCACCACCAGCCCAAGGTGGACCTCGCCGACGGGCGGGTCGTCGGGGTGGAGGCGCTGGTCCGCTGGCCGCACCCCGAGCTGGGCCTGCTGACGCCCGACCGGTTCATCGTGCTGGCCGAGCAGACCGGCCTGATCGCCCCGCTCACCGACCTGGTGCTGCACCGGGCCCTGGCCGATGCCCGCGGGTGGCGCGAGCAGGGCCGGCGGCTGACCGTGGCGGTGAACCTCTCCGCCCGGCTGCTGCACGACCCGGAGCTACCGGCCCGGGTGGCCGCGGCGCTGCGCGCGGAACGGGTGGCACCGGAGGACCTGGAGCTGGAGGTCACCGAGACCGCCGCCATGGAGGACCCCGAGCGCGCCATGACCGTGCTCGGGCAGCTGCGGCTGCTCGGCGTCCGGCTGTCCGTCGACGACTTCGGCACGGGGCACGCCTCGCTGGCGCACCTGTCCCGGCTGCCGGTGGACACCCTCAAGGTCGACCGCAGCTTCGTGGCCGGGCTGGGCACCGAGCCCGCCGCCCGGGCCATCGTGCGCAGCACCGTCGACCTCGGCCACGCCCTCGGCCTGAGCGTGGTCGCCGAGGGCGTGGAGACCGCCGGGCAGTGGCACCAGCTCGCGGCGTGGGGCTGCGACCTGGCCCAGGGCTGGTGGCTGGCCCGGCCGGTGCCGGCCGCCGTCGTCCTGGCGGTGGCCGCCGAGATCGAGCGCCGGTGCGCCGGGCTCGAACCGCCGGCCGCCGTCGACGTGGCCGCGGTCGTGCCGGCTCAGCGGTCGTTCGGGTAG
- a CDS encoding PfkB family carbohydrate kinase translates to MITVCGELVIDLIPSGDPTPGAPPQYTAFPGGNALNVAVAAARLGAATHLMSRVGPGPFGALLREHAAGNGVATEAMLPAPEPVSLAVVELAEHGSASYSFHTVGAADWQWTAAELAAAWPADTRIVHIGSISSWTPPGSLAIADLVRRVRAEGTALVSFDPNVRPSLVTDADAVRAQVTELRRVADVVKVSAEDLAWLEPGADLDEAAVRWAAEGPSLVVVTDGGDALRAARPGGAVLRVQPPSVTVVDTVGAGDSLAAGLFAGLARTGVLTSAQLRDLPEPELIALLDDAALVAALACTRPGADPPTLAELTAARR, encoded by the coding sequence GTGATCACCGTCTGCGGCGAGCTCGTCATCGACCTGATCCCCTCCGGGGACCCGACGCCGGGCGCACCGCCGCAGTACACCGCCTTCCCCGGCGGCAACGCACTCAACGTCGCGGTGGCGGCCGCCCGACTCGGCGCGGCCACGCACCTGATGTCCCGGGTCGGCCCCGGTCCGTTCGGGGCGCTGCTGCGCGAGCACGCCGCCGGCAACGGCGTCGCGACCGAGGCGATGCTGCCGGCCCCCGAACCGGTCAGCCTGGCCGTGGTCGAGCTGGCCGAGCACGGGTCGGCCAGCTACTCCTTCCACACCGTGGGTGCCGCCGACTGGCAGTGGACGGCGGCGGAGCTGGCCGCGGCCTGGCCGGCCGACACCAGGATCGTGCACATCGGGTCGATCTCCAGCTGGACCCCGCCGGGCTCGCTGGCCATCGCCGACCTGGTGCGCCGGGTGCGGGCCGAGGGCACCGCGCTGGTCAGCTTCGACCCGAACGTGCGCCCGAGCCTCGTGACCGACGCCGACGCGGTCCGCGCCCAGGTGACCGAGCTGCGCCGGGTCGCCGACGTGGTCAAGGTGAGCGCCGAGGACCTCGCGTGGCTGGAGCCCGGTGCGGACCTGGACGAGGCCGCCGTCCGCTGGGCCGCCGAGGGGCCGTCCCTGGTGGTCGTCACCGACGGCGGGGACGCGCTGCGGGCGGCCCGCCCCGGCGGCGCGGTGCTGCGGGTGCAGCCGCCGTCGGTGACCGTGGTCGACACCGTGGGCGCCGGCGACAGCCTGGCCGCCGGGCTGTTCGCCGGGCTGGCCCGCACCGGCGTGCTCACCTCCGCGCAGCTGCGCGACCTGCCCGAACCCGAGCTGATCGCCCTGCTGGACGACGCTGCGCTGGTCGCCGCCCTCGCCTGCACCCGCCCCGGGGCCGACCCGCCGACCCTCGCCGAGCTGACGGCCGCGCGGCGCTGA